GTTCTGGATTCAGCAGCCAAGCTAGTTCCCTCTTCTTGGAACAAGCTTATGTTCAATTCCGTGCCCCTATTGGCAATGGTATTGACTTCAAGGTCGGTAAATTCGTTACATTGCTCGGATACGAAGTCATCGAAAGCCCTGCGAATATTAACTTCACACGCGGCCTTCTTTTCACCTTCGCTATTCCTCTGACACATGTTGGTGCCCTTGCTAGCTATAAATTCAACGATATCGTTGATATGCAAATGGGTATCGTCAATGGTTGGAACAATGACGACACATACTTCGGAATGGGTCCTGGCACTCAAAACAATGCCGGTTCATTCGCTAAAGCTGTCACAGGCCGCATTAACGTAACCGCTCCTGGTGGAAACGCTAACATCGCGAATTCCTTCATCATTAGTCCTAATGGTGGCGAAGTTGCTGGCGGATTCCCTGCTAACACAACCAATGATTCCTCACCATCAGCCAATAATACTTGGACTTATGACATCTGGGGTAACTGGGCACCAAAGTTTGCTAATGACAAACTCCTCCTCGGTTTCAACGGTGTTATCGGTGGTGACAATCAGCTCAACACAACAGCACTTCCTGTCAATAACCAACGTGGTAATATCTACTACGGTGCTGCACTGTATGCTAAATACCAATTCACACCGAAATTCAGCTTAGGTTCACGTGCTGAATACTTCGTTGACTCAACAG
The Verrucomicrobiota bacterium DNA segment above includes these coding regions:
- a CDS encoding outer membrane beta-barrel protein, which translates into the protein MNKFSMITLCAAVALTSSLFAGSDKVEEMKKMLEDQGIQPNYVETAQKGVKLSGYVDVSYTYSPNQGYTDTSTTTALPAGAPNAIVTSPTGATNVAPMNNRDSNDFSVNAVKLTLEKDLSDANEFTAGFRTDLMVGEDAQVMSGNNTPAVGSGFSSQASSLFLEQAYVQFRAPIGNGIDFKVGKFVTLLGYEVIESPANINFTRGLLFTFAIPLTHVGALASYKFNDIVDMQMGIVNGWNNDDTYFGMGPGTQNNAGSFAKAVTGRINVTAPGGNANIANSFIISPNGGEVAGGFPANTTNDSSPSANNTWTYDIWGNWAPKFANDKLLLGFNGVIGGDNQLNTTALPVNNQRGNIYYGAALYAKYQFTPKFSLGSRAEYFVDSTGMRTGWNRSAQTGVTSQSQLWEVTLTASFDLWENMLARLEYRHDGGNINPYGYQTSGQGSANNNTVALNFVYSF